One region of Monomorium pharaonis isolate MP-MQ-018 chromosome 11, ASM1337386v2, whole genome shotgun sequence genomic DNA includes:
- the LOC105838327 gene encoding probable GDP-L-fucose synthase: protein MNVVLVTGGTGLVGRAIQNVVEYDKRKNEKWIFVGSKDADLCDKESTQRLFDAHKPTHVIHLAAMVGGLFHNMSHNLDFLRKNIHINDNVLHTSHEYNVVKVVSCLSTCIFPDKTSYPINETMVHNGPPHPSNYGYSYAKRLIDIANRGYYDQHGRLYTSIIPCNVFGPHDNFHPDASHVIPGLMRRLYDLCNDGNTENKIFTVLGSGKPLRQFIYSIDLAKLIIWVLREYDSVEPIILSVDEAQEISIAQVAETLARTFDFKGKVVYDTTAADGQYKKTASNTKLRKYLPDFQFTPFEQAIKETVDWYIKNYTQARN, encoded by the exons ATGAATGTTGTGCTTGTAACCGGTGGTACAGGGCTCGTTGGTAGAGCCATTCAAAATGTTGTCGAATACGACAAAAGGAAAAACGAGAAGTGGATATTTGTTGGATCCAAAGATGCAGATTTGTG TGATAAGGAGAGTACACAGAGGTTATTCGATGCTCACAAACCGACACATGTTATTCACTTGGCTGCCATGGTCGGTGGCCTCTTCCACAATATGTCAcacaatttagatttttta aGGAAAAACATACACATAAATGACAATGTTTTGCATACTTCTCATGAGTACAACGTCGTGAAGGTTGTTTCGTGCCTTTCCACTTGTATATTTCCAGACAAGACATCTTATCCGATAAATGAAACTATG GTGCACAATGGACCGCCACATCCTTCGAATTATGGTTACAGTTATGCCAAGCGACTCATAGATATTGCTAACAGAGGTTACTACGATCAGCACGGCAGACTATATACCAGCATAATTCCTTGCAATGTGTTTGGCCCGCACGATAATTTTCATCCTGATGCCAGTCATGTAATACCTGGTTTAATGCGAAGACTCTATGACTTGTGTAATGATG GAAATACAGAAAATAAGATATTCACTGTATTAGGTTCTGGCAAACCTTTAAGACAATTCATCTATAGCATAGACTTAGCGAAACTAATTATTTGGGTGCTGCGAGAATATGATTCTGTGGAACCCATTATATTGTCCG TGGATGAGGCGCAAGAAATATCGATAGCACAAGTAGCAGAGACGCTAGCACGAACTTTTGACTTTAAGGGAAAGGTAGTGTACGATACGACGGCGGCAGATGGACAGTACAAGAAAACGGCAAGCAACACGAAGTTACGAAAGTATTTACCCGATTTTCAATTCACCCCTTTTGAACAAGCGATTAAAGAGACTGTTGATTggtatataaaaaactatacTCAAGCGAGGAATTAA
- the LOC105838322 gene encoding cathepsin L, which translates to MKSIVALLFLAVFATGQAVSFNKILDAEWFIFKMHHNKVYKSSIEEGYRMKIYLDNKRKIAEHNRKYEMNEVTYKLGMNKYGDMLRHEFVNTLNGFNKSVTARIQTVGATFISPANVELPQEVDWRKKGAVTAVKDQGHCGSCWAFSSTGALEGQHFRNTGILISLSEQNLIDCSAKYGNNGCNGGLMDYAFQYVRDNRGLDTEKSYPYEAENDKCRYNPRNRGATDVGYVDIPQGDEEKLKAAVATIGPVSVAIDASHESFQLYSEGVYFDPECSAENLDHGVLIVGYGTDEKTGHDYWLVKNSWGETWGEQGYIKMARNKNNHCGIATSASYPLV; encoded by the exons ATGAAGAGTATAGTGGCTTTGTTATTCCTGGCAGTCTTTGCCACAGGGCAAGCTGTTTCCTTCAACAAGATCTTGGATGCAGAATGGTTTATTTTTAAG atgcATCATAACAAAGTTTATAAATCTTCGATTGAGGAAGGCTATAGAATGAAAATCTACTTGGATAACAAGCGCAAGATTGCCGAACATAATCGCAAATACGAGATGAACGAAGTTACGTACAAACTGGGAATGAACAAATATGGAGATATG TTGCGTCATGAATTTGTCAATACTTTGAATGGCTTTAATAAGTCAGTGACTGCTAGAATACAGACCGTGGGAGCAACGTTTATCTCACCAGCTAACGTTGAATTACCACAAGAAGTCGATTGGAGGAAAAAAGGCGCGGTCACGGCAGTTAAAGATCAAGGACACTGTGGATCCTGCTGGGCATTCTCTAGT ACTGGGGCTTTGGAAGGACAGCATTTCAGAAATACTGGCATTTTAATATCGTTAAGTGAACAAAATCTGATTGATTGTTCTGCCAAATATGGCAACAATGGTTGCAATGGCGGTTTAATGGATTATGCCTTCCAATATGTCAGAGACAACAGAGGCCTGGATACTGAGAAGAGTTATCCATATGAAGCGGAGAATGACAAATGCAg ATACAATCCGAGAAACCGTGGCGCCACTGATGTCGGCTACGTAGACATTCCGCAAGGAGATGAAGAGAAGCTGAAGGCTGCAGTCGCCACCATAGGTCCGGTCTCTGTTGCTATTGATGCATCTCACGAATCTTTTCAACTTTATAGTGAGG gaGTGTATTTTGATCCTGAATGCAGTGCAGAAAATTTAGATCACGGTGTATTAATCGTCGGTTATGGTACAGACGAAAAAACTGGTCACGATTATTGGCTGGTAAAGAATAGTTGGGGCGAAACGTGGGGTGAACAGGGTTATATCAAGATGGCTAGAAATAAGAACAATCACTGCGGTATAGCAACCAGTGCCAGTTATCCTCTCGTTTAA
- the LOC105838324 gene encoding uncharacterized protein LOC105838324 isoform X1, whose translation MLRMFAIKLNLNGARQWPRTVSQIGGVRFFTSLYLRVSINRISVLRTDRRSHVRFELARCWALAVCSVTRSTNNDFDTGVYRYAASKTSFEKYFTPTVAQYFARVGVIASLVVLTAVALKKRRDAREHLYRTGQIDYASRPHRFVC comes from the exons ATGCTCCGGATGTTCGCGATTAAGCTGAACTTGAACGGAGCTCGACAATGGCCGCGTACGGTTTCACAAATCGGAGGCGTTCGCTTTTTTACTTCCCTTTACCTTCGCGTTTCGATTAATCGCATCTCGGTGTTGAGGACTGATCGCAGATCACACGTTCGATTCGAGCTCGCTCGCTGCTGGGCTCTCGCGGTTTGCAGTGTCACACGCAGCACAAACAATGAC TTTGATACAGGAGTATACAGATATGCCGCCTCAAAAACATCATTCGAGAAGTACTTCACACCTACAGTGGCACAATACTTCGCACGAGTTGGGGTCATTGCAAGTTTGGTCGTCTTAACTGCAGTAGCattaaaaaagagaagg GATGCTCGAGAACATTTGTACCGTACTGGACAAATTGATTATGCAAGCAGGCCACATAGATTTGTTTGTTag
- the LOC105838324 gene encoding uncharacterized protein LOC105838324 isoform X2, which yields MSSKKIYDLTPEQREIALWRDAKRRQLRELYLKDSGHPTKSLLFDTGVYRYAASKTSFEKYFTPTVAQYFARVGVIASLVVLTAVALKKRRDAREHLYRTGQIDYASRPHRFVC from the exons ATGTCGTCGAAAAAGATATACGATCTCACGCCGGAGCAACGCGAAATCGCGTTGTGGAGAGATGCAAAGCGAAGGCAATTGCGCGAATTGTATCTGAAAGACTCGGGTCACCCGACTAAGAGCCTCCTC TTTGATACAGGAGTATACAGATATGCCGCCTCAAAAACATCATTCGAGAAGTACTTCACACCTACAGTGGCACAATACTTCGCACGAGTTGGGGTCATTGCAAGTTTGGTCGTCTTAACTGCAGTAGCattaaaaaagagaagg GATGCTCGAGAACATTTGTACCGTACTGGACAAATTGATTATGCAAGCAGGCCACATAGATTTGTTTGTTag